The Paenibacillus mucilaginosus 3016 genome includes the window GATGAAATACGCAGAAATATGGCACTTTTTCCGTATCGGCATCGTAATGAAGCTGACCGATCTCACCGCCAGACAGATTCGTTATTATGAGCAGCACGAATTGATTATCCCGGCACGCACCGGCGGCAACCAGAGGCTTTATTCCTTCAATGACGTCGAGCGTCTGCTGGAAATTAAAGACTTGATCGAGAAAGGCGTCAACATCGCCGGGATCAAGCAGGTTCTTCTTCCGGTTGACAAGGATTCGGAGGATGCGACCATTCTCAATGAGCAAACGGAAGTCAAGCGTCGGGAGCTCACCGACTCGCAGCTTCACAAGATGCTGAAGCAGCAGCTGCTCGGCGGGGGCAAGCGTCCGAACCAGGTATCGCTGATTCAAGGCGAACTTTCGCGCTTTTTCCGCAAGTAAAACGTTCGGCCGGGGCAGCCGCGGTACCGCTTACTTTCTATGGCTTAGGCCTGAGGCGGTGCCCGGATTCTCCGTTAATATGCATTTCATGATACATAAGTCTAAGGAGGAGATACACAGTGTCGGACAAGAACTATACCAAAGAAGACATTCTGCGCATCGCGAAGGAACAGAACGTCCGCTTCATCCGGCTTCAGTTCACGGATCTGCTCGGTACCATCAAGAACGTGGAGATTCCCGTAAGCCAGCTGGAGAAAGCACTCGACAACAAGATGATGTTTGACGGCTCGTCCATCGAGGGTTATGTGCGGATTGAAGAATCCGATATGTACTTATATCCCGATCTTAGTACTTGGGTGGTGTTCCCTTGGGTTACGACGGACCGTGTGGCCCGGTTGATCTGCGATATCTATCTGCCGGACGGCCGTCCGTTCCCGGGCGACCCGCGCGGCATTCTGAAAGCGGCGCTGAAGGAAGCCGAAGAGATGGGCTATACGTCCATGAACGTAGGTCCGGAGCCGGAGTTCTTCCTCTTCAAGACCGACGAGAAGGGCAATCCGACGATGGAGCTGAACGACCAGGGCGGCTACTTCGACCTTGCGCCAACGGACCTCGGCGAGAACTGCCGCCGCGAGATCGTGCTCACGCTTGAGGAGATGGGCTTCGAGATCGAAGCGTCCCACCACGAAGTGGCTCCCGGCCAGCATGAGATCGACTTCAAATATGCCGATGCGATTAAAGCGGCCGACCAGATCCAGACCTTCAAGCTTGTGGTCAAGACGGTGGCCCGCCAGCACGGGCTGCATGCAACCTTCATGCCGAAGCCGCTGTTCGGCGTGAACGGCTCCGGGATGCACTGCCACCAGTCGCTGTTCCGCGGCAACGAGAACGCGTTCTACGACGAGAGCGACAAGCTCGGCCTGAGCACGGTGGCCCGCCAATACATGGCCGGAATCCTGAAGCATGCCCGTTCTTTCGCGGCAATCACGAATCCGACCGTAAACTCGTACAAGCGTCTGGTGCCTGGTTACGAAGCTCCTTGTTATGTGGCCTGGTCGGCGAGCAACCGCTCCCCGATGATCCGTATCCCGGCTTCCCGCGGCCTCAGCACGCGTGTGGAAGTACGCAACCCGGATCCGGCTGCGAACCCGTACCTTGCGCTGGCGGTCATGCTCAAAGCGGGCCTCGACGGCATCAAGCACAAGATGCAGCTGCCGCCTCCGACGGACCGCAACATCTATGTAATGACCGAAGACGAGCGCGAAGAGCAGGGCATTCCAAGCCTGCCGCTGAACCTGAAGCAGGCGCTTGATGAGATGCTTCGCGACGATGTGATCTGCGATGCGCTTGGCGATCACGCACTGGCCCACTTCTACGAGCTCAAAGAGATCGAGTGGGACATCTACCGCACCCAGGTTCACGCTTGGGAGCGCGAGCAGTACCTGACGCTGTACTAATATGAGAAGAAGGCCGTTCAGCCTCCGGAGCATCCGGCGGGCGAACGGCCTTTTTGTTGTTTGCCGGGAAGCGGCCTCGGGTTGAATTTCATCAGACAGATGAGCTGACTTGAGGCGATGGCGTTCAATATCGGAAAGTAAAACTCGCATTGCTTGTTTCTGCCATCTGATATTTCTCATAGAAGCGCTTTTCCTTAAAGAACGGTGAAGCCGTTTATCTCAGGTAACAGGGCAAAAAAATACGGACCGGCTGAGGGCCGGTCCGAAAAGGTACAATTAGTGAATGTTGCGGAATACGCCGATAACTTTGCCGAGAATCGTTACGTTCTTCAGCCGGAGAGGCTCCATAGTCGGATTCTCGGGCTGGAGGCGGATGTGGTCGCGCTCCTTGTAGAACGTCTTCACCGTAGCTTCGTCATCCTCGGTCATGGCTACCACGATCTCGCCGTTCGTTGCGGTCTGCTGCTGCCGGACGATGACGTAGTCGCCGTTATGGATCCCGGCTTCGATCATACTCTCGCCGATAACGCTAAGCATGAACACATTGTTGTCGCCGACATAATGGCTTGGGAGAGGGAAGTAATCTTCAATGTTCTCCGTCGCCGTGATCGGCACGCCGGCGGTAACCCGGCCGATCAGAGGCACGTGGGCGACCGATACGGCATAGGCGCCGTCCCCCATGGAGCCGTCGAGAATCTCAATGGCGCGCGGCTTGGTCGGGTCGCGCCGGATCAGCCCCTTCTTCTCCAGCCGTTCCAGATGGCCGTGTACGGTAGAGCTGGAGGCGAGACCGACCGCTTCCCCGATCTCCCTGACGGACGGGGGATAGCCCTTATCTTTCACTTCGTTCTTAATAAACTCCAATATTGCCTGCTGCCGGGAGGAGATCTTGCTCATGCCATATCACTCCAATTGTTGGTAATCGATTAGTAGAATTATAACACAGAACCGGAGTTCGTACAAACATTAGTTCGAGAAAATCCGTTGACACAAACGTGTGTTCGTGATAAATTGAATTCAGAACAAAAAGAGAACAAATGTTTGGGAGAGGATGTCGGTTATGGTACAGAACACTGCACTGATCGGACGAGCTTCTAATGAAAGTACATATCGGAGTCGGGAGCGGGCGTCCCGAACTCAACATAATAATAAGCGAACATACGTACGTGCTGCAACAATGGGTTTCATAGTGGTTCTCCTTCTGGCACTGCTCGGAGGACTTTCGGCCTCCGTGTCCGGTCAGGATGTGCACGCAGCCGGCACCGCTCCGGAAGAGCACGAATTTGTATATGTGCACCAGGGGGATACACTTTGGGAGATCGCTTCGGAATATGCACCGGATGAGGACATCCGCGATTACATAGATGAGATCAAGAAGCTCAACGGATTGAAGTCTTCCGCCCTACAGACAGGACAGAAGCTGCTCCTTCCCTAATCTGCTCCGGAAGCCCTCCGGTTTCCTTCCGAACTCTTGACAATCCCTACTCGGAATGTCAAAGTATTAATGATACAAGCCTGCCCGCTGCAGCCCGAATCGTGTGCTGCGCCTGGCGCCTCGGCTTACCAATTTCGGGAGGAACGGCATGAGCGAATCGGAACATGATGTAAGAGTCAAACGCATTAACGAACTGGCCCGCAAAAGCGAAAGCGGAAGGCCTCACGGATGAAGAGATGGACGAACGCAACGAGCTTCGCCGCAAGTATATCGACTCTTTCAAATCCAACCTGCGCACACAGCTTGAGAACATCAAGTTTGTCGACGAAGAAGAAGGCGAAGGGAAGAACTGAGAGGGGTAGAGGGCGGCTATGGAATATCGTGTGCTTGGCCGGAGCGGCATTCTGGTTTCCGAACTTTGTCTCGGAACCATGACGTTCGGCAATACGACGAACGAGCAGGATTCGATAGAGATGATCCACCGGTTCCTGGACCGTGGAGGCAACTTCATTGATACGGCTGACGTTTATGTAGGCGGGAAGTCCGAAGAGATTGTCGGCCGGGCGATCCGCGAGAAACGCAGCGATGTGATTCTGGCGACCAAGGTTCGCTTTCCGACCAGTCAGGATATTAACCATGTAGGCCTATCGCGCAAGCATATTCTCGATGGGGTGGAGGCGAGTCTCCGCCGGCTGAATACCGATTATATCGATCTGTACCAGCTTCACGTATGGGATCATGTTACGCCGATCGAAGAGACGCTGCGCACCCTTGACGACCTGGTGTCCGCAGGCAAGGTGCGGTACATCGGCTGCTCCAACTTCCTTGCTTATCAGCTGATGAAATCCCTGTCGGTCAGCGACTTCAACCGGTATGCGCGGTTTATCTCCATCCAGCCGCAGTACAGTCTGGTTTGCAGGATGATGGATCGAGAGATGATTCCGCTCTGCCTGGAAGAGAACGTCGGAATCATTCCGTGGGCGCCGCTTGGCGGTGGATTCCTGACCGGACGGTATGTCCGCGGTGAAGAACCAACGGAAGGCCGGCTGTCGGCCAAGGCGGGGGAGAGCCGCTGGGAGCTTCGCAATACGGAGAAGAACTTCCGCATCCTTGATGAGGTTAAAGCCATTGCCAGGGAAACGGAAAAGTCACCTGCTCAGGTTGCCTTGAACTGGCTGATCCGTAAGCCGGGCATTACATCGCCGATTTTCGGAGCCAGTACACTCGAACAATTTGAAGACAACATGGGAGCGCTTGGCTGGAAGCTGTCTTCAGAGCAGTGGACAAGGCTGGACCAGATCAGCGCACTTGATGAAGAATATCCGCAGCGCTTTATCGAGAAGTTTCGCCGGAAGAGTACAGATGAGAGATAAGGGGTTCGGTCATGTCGCGTAAGTGGTCACGAATGGTTCGTAAGAACACCAAGGTAACAAACGTTCAGCGCAAGAAGAGCGGACAGGGGCTTATTTCGTCGGACTTCGCATCCGCCGATCAAGCCAAGACATTCCGGGGCCGCAGCTGGGTACTGCCCATGCTGCTTGTGGCTACCGGTGTTTTTTGCTTTATTGCTTTCCGGGGCCAAGCGGCTACGGATGATTTGTACTGGGTCACCGGGGCGAGCTACATCGGTCTTGCCGTGCTCATGTTTTGGCTGCGCAGGCCGTTCCTACGTATTGGCAAGGACGCAATCACCTCCCGCCGGTTTGGCGGGGACCGCAGCCTGAAGGCGGAAGATATTCAAGAGATTGCCGTGAACAAGGATGCGATCGTCATCTCCATGAAGGGCAAAGCCGCCCGCTGGGCTTTCTCCCGGGTCTATCACCAATTCCCGGTTGACGAAACCCGGCCTCACCTGGTCGAGTTCGCCCAGCGTCATGGCATTGCGCTGCAGCAGGAAGCCTAAGCCTCAGGGGCGAGGGGATATGGAGTGTTAAGCTTTTAGAAGCAAAGACAGATAGCTAACCATATGGGGGAAAGAGGACTGTAGACATGGGAATCAAAGCTGTTCTTTTTGACTTGGACGATACGCTGCTGTGGGATGAGCGCAGCGTGCAGGAAGCTTTCCGGGCTACCTGCGAAGAGGCATCCCGAGTGACCGGCGTCGATCCGGTGAAGCTGGAA containing:
- the glnA gene encoding type I glutamate--ammonia ligase; this encodes MSDKNYTKEDILRIAKEQNVRFIRLQFTDLLGTIKNVEIPVSQLEKALDNKMMFDGSSIEGYVRIEESDMYLYPDLSTWVVFPWVTTDRVARLICDIYLPDGRPFPGDPRGILKAALKEAEEMGYTSMNVGPEPEFFLFKTDEKGNPTMELNDQGGYFDLAPTDLGENCRREIVLTLEEMGFEIEASHHEVAPGQHEIDFKYADAIKAADQIQTFKLVVKTVARQHGLHATFMPKPLFGVNGSGMHCHQSLFRGNENAFYDESDKLGLSTVARQYMAGILKHARSFAAITNPTVNSYKRLVPGYEAPCYVAWSASNRSPMIRIPASRGLSTRVEVRNPDPAANPYLALAVMLKAGLDGIKHKMQLPPPTDRNIYVMTEDEREEQGIPSLPLNLKQALDEMLRDDVICDALGDHALAHFYELKEIEWDIYRTQVHAWEREQYLTLY
- the lexA gene encoding transcriptional repressor LexA, with protein sequence MSKISSRQQAILEFIKNEVKDKGYPPSVREIGEAVGLASSSTVHGHLERLEKKGLIRRDPTKPRAIEILDGSMGDGAYAVSVAHVPLIGRVTAGVPITATENIEDYFPLPSHYVGDNNVFMLSVIGESMIEAGIHNGDYVIVRQQQTATNGEIVVAMTEDDEATVKTFYKERDHIRLQPENPTMEPLRLKNVTILGKVIGVFRNIH
- a CDS encoding LysM peptidoglycan-binding domain-containing protein — protein: MSGQDVHAAGTAPEEHEFVYVHQGDTLWEIASEYAPDEDIRDYIDEIKKLNGLKSSALQTGQKLLLP
- a CDS encoding DUF896 domain-containing protein; protein product: MDERNELRRKYIDSFKSNLRTQLENIKFVDEEEGEGKN
- a CDS encoding aldo/keto reductase, with translation MEYRVLGRSGILVSELCLGTMTFGNTTNEQDSIEMIHRFLDRGGNFIDTADVYVGGKSEEIVGRAIREKRSDVILATKVRFPTSQDINHVGLSRKHILDGVEASLRRLNTDYIDLYQLHVWDHVTPIEETLRTLDDLVSAGKVRYIGCSNFLAYQLMKSLSVSDFNRYARFISIQPQYSLVCRMMDREMIPLCLEENVGIIPWAPLGGGFLTGRYVRGEEPTEGRLSAKAGESRWELRNTEKNFRILDEVKAIARETEKSPAQVALNWLIRKPGITSPIFGASTLEQFEDNMGALGWKLSSEQWTRLDQISALDEEYPQRFIEKFRRKSTDER